A genomic region of Brienomyrus brachyistius isolate T26 chromosome 6, BBRACH_0.4, whole genome shotgun sequence contains the following coding sequences:
- the trh gene encoding pro-thyrotropin-releasing hormone — MKSTFLILLALAVCNLHVNFCQNIPDEEDAGALQRAETLLLRSILKKIEDDSSDNEQVSSLQEWVSKRQHPGKRFEEDLEKRQHPGKREEEEEGDYSDLQKRQHPGKREDEIELERRQHPGKRSMLERLTDTYGSPTTYLNEFSKRQHPGKRYLLYNKRQHPGRRELEDEVNADDQADMEKRQHPGKRFWDNTSPDFGISDPCDIPDPAKGCSKAILLLELLDNVNKSRAEEKRQHPGKRFALEDVTEQE, encoded by the exons ATGAAGTCCACCTTCCTGATCCTTCTCGCGCTTGCGGTCTGCAACCTGCACGTGAATTTCTGCCAGAACATCCCCGATGAGGAAGATGCGGGCGCCTTGCAGAGAGCAGAGACTCTCTTGCTTAGATCCATCCTGAAGAAGATAGAGGACGACAGTAGTGACAACG AACAAGTCTCCTCTCTGCAAGAGTGGGTCTCCAAGAGGCAACACCCGGGCAAAAGATTCGAAGAAGATCTTGAAAAGCGGCAACATCCAGGAAAacgagaagaggaggaggaaggagatTATTCAGATCTCCAAAAAAGACAACATCCTGGAAAGAGAGAGGATGAGATCGAACTGGAGAGGAGGCAGCATCCGGGTAAGCGCTCGATGCTGGAGCGGTTAACGGACACTTACGGCTCTCCAACGACTTACCTGAACGAGTTTTCTAAACGACAGCATCCAGGTAAACGCTACCTGCTGTACAATAAGCGCCAGCATCCGGGTAGGCGAGAACTTGAGGACGAAGTGAATGCCGACGATCAAGCAGACATGGAGAAACGTCAGCACCCCGGGAAAAGATTTTGGGATAACACGAGTCCTGATTTCGGGATCAGCGATCCTTGCGATATCCCGGATCCAGCGAAAGGCTGCAGCAAAGCCATATTATTACTCGAGCTGCTGGACAACGTGAACAAGAGCCGAGCCGAAGAGAAAAGGCAGCATCCCGGCAAAAGGTTCGCCCTGGAAGATGTGACAGAACAGGAGTGA